Within the Miscanthus floridulus cultivar M001 chromosome 2, ASM1932011v1, whole genome shotgun sequence genome, the region ggaggcccgaaccccgttcactaagggtcggctagtggtccagagatgcactccaagagtactggagggtttctctagtgggtgctgaggccattcacttggcctcggtggctcggtgcctccctacggtgggatcccatttggagacttccctaccggtctcggacacgacttagggtgtcccaagcgtttcgcttgcttgggcctcagccccgtataggctcacccacggtcgtccctgactctgttgtcctagggcggctgtcgaaaccccttggggcccagccttcgaacccctggaccgtaataggctcagagcctggttccttcatctgaaaggaataggccggggGGAATAGCTTCCCCATTGGCTTGGCAacaggtggcgcgccttttgaggcggtttcctagggaggcgaaatgacgcctgctgccgtagtggccgagcatgacgtggtggatgggacgtaactgttcccgcaattaatgagaaagaagtgggcgcgtgggcggcaaaatcggctcatggttaaccgcgccggatcagggggaaacttccccgattttgtcgcccgttcgtttcgccttccccctgcataaatattcgaggagtctcgctcctcctcaccttacctcgcctgcattagctctgccttcatcgagccgtcgctagagcagcgggtgccgggaataagaagggagaagagtgagcctagggagaaagcgagaaaaagcgagagcgtgggagagagggAAAAACTCATAGCCGCATCTGATCCttccatcgcactcatggccggcgacatcgtcgttgtcgaggtggACCCCTGGGATCCTTCCGATGTTACCATGGAGACACTCTAGTCGCtcgtcgatggtggactccttcgcccggtgacgaaccccaccaggccagagtggattgctccgtacggtgagccagagccgaggcctcgcgacggctatgtcgtgagcttcgtctcctttcacgagcgcggcctcggcgtcccggtggatcggttcatgcgggcgctcccgcactactacggtgtggagctccacaacttcaatcccaactccatcgctcaggcggctatctttgttgccgtctgcgaggggtacttggggattgctccccattgggagttgtggctccttctattccgggcggggcacaccaccaagccgacgggcacgttgggtatgaggaaggcgacgagggccggtggctgcactctccaagtgtgctaggactgccagcacctctacatcccggcctagctcgcgtcctccaaccgccggtggtacacgagctggttctacctttgtaacgatgatggaggacttcccccctacactgggcggattgtggggagctgcccggagagatggaagtacgacgtcccgaaggacgactagcccaagctgcagccgcttctagaggggctggagaggctatgaGGCCGCGGCCTTACTGTGGTTGTGGTCGTGGctaccttccaccgccggagggtgctaccgctgatggctcggcggcgatgGCTGTTTGAGATGAAGCTGGGTGAGCctattgagggcatccggatgtcctcctccgccctctccgatgaggaaattgttcgtcgggtgggggagacgatagaggcgaagctgaggggcagcaacttgacccccatcgcgatgcgaccgtcgtgggggttcctctcgctggtaagttgtgtgccgctgtagcccccgagcctcctctgTTTCCCCTTACctcttgttcccttatgcgcaTTCGTCATTCCTACAAGGGATGAgagacgtgcgctcctctccgccgcccgttcccgaggatgcGAGGCGACGGGCGATCAACCAAGCGCACGCCGACGCGTAGAAAAAACGGAAAGACGCcgaggcggcgaagcgcacaaagaagatcctcgcgcgcgaagAGCTAGACAAGCGCCGCTGTCAATagaggaaggatggcctcccgttggaggaatccccatcggcgtcgctgtcgatggagacctcggacggggatgatgagggcgaggtggggcgaggtcctctggaccatctccctgacatagtggaggtggaacccggggcgttggcaagcagcccggcactcccgggaggaggaggagaagcggacccggggtcaGTGATTGCCCGCTCTAGGGCCGAGGCCAACACGCCCGgggcgcgggcgttgggcaaacgcacCGTCAGCCCGGTAGGCTCGACGGCGATGGTGGAACAAGTGGCAGCGGAGGTGACGcaaccgcccccgcagaggaccgacggggcgccggggtcctttgaggaccggccggtgccgatggacatggaggcgatgcctctaccgccgccaccgcctttgcggacgagggttgccgtggcgaagcggttgtcgccccgctcgaggtaggtgtatttttggtggagtCTCAGTGCCTTCTGTTCGCcttttggtctcgtgctgaccctgtaggttatttttccttagtcggaagcggcctgtggacgagcttcccttggcgccccttaaggagctcaaggcaagccccggctcctccgcccactgggtggcagaggcaCAAGCCACTATACAACGCGGCACGGCGTCGacaagggccgacccgaaggagccggccgcccaaggaAGGGATGCCGAGGCGACCCCAacacagacgggggagggagtgcttccgccccatgagggcgaggctcacgagtcagatggggccggcgtgcccttggtcgccgaggcccccggggtctccgaggctgaggcgacggaggccggggcgcccaaGACCGCTGAGACCGCAGCGGCGGGGGTTGGTGTTTCTGCGACCACCGAAgccacgatggtggaggccggagcccTCGAGACCATTGAGGCCATGACTGCGGAGGCTAGAGCCCCCAAGATCACTGAGGCCGACGTGATGGTGGCGAGGCCGTCtgcccaggaggcggagatgaaggcggtggaggccttggtggcgcccttggttcagggcccaccATTGTTAcaagagagcgcccgggaggtggaggtctatccgatctcctctgacgatacttcccgggcacgggaggtggttgacgccgaggagaccggtgccgtggaacagccggctccgaccttgggcgagggaagctcgaccctcgtgcgggcgcgacctaagccccgcgggtgggagcGCCCACGCGTACTGTGGTGGAgtcgggacgaccctgagggggagcccctGTTCGCTCTCGAGGATGCAGCCGAGGGCgagcgctgggacaccttcgagcaaaaccgccagctggcggagcgatcgcttcggacggcgctgtccgtggtggccgacaaactgtccggagtcgcccaggttcgcgttttcttttctcgtgcgacgttgtctttttctgagttttgttgcaatcaatgaccctgttctgcttccctaggagctcgagacccggtcccttgggaagttggtcttctccggcgggagagggacatctaggaccagctccaaTGGTAGAAGGGCCTACCTGCGGGAGCCAACGAGCTTCTggcggcgcggagcgcggaggtggaggaccttcggCTTTGTTGTGCCGACACGAGGGTCGAGGTGGTCACGGCCTAGGGGCAGGTCGCCCCTCTGatggcgtgggtcaaggagttggaggaagaGCTTACCCGCGTcgccggtgatcgggatgcctttaggtctcgggctgaagaagcgacggcctcaggCAAGGCCCTTGCTAggcagctgggggcggaggagagtgcgcaccagctgacgaaggCGCGTTGGACGAGGCCCTTATGGCGGTTGAGGCCTCCCAGAccaaggctgtggtttggagggggatggtcgagggtgagttttagtgccctcgttttgttttcctttccttgtgttcgctccctaacttccttgtgtgacgcagagctggggagtgaagcttccagggcggccaaggcttctcgggtcgaggcccagcgcttgaaggagaaggccgaggcttctcgggccaaggccctacgctggaaggagaaagccgaggcctgtcaggtcgagacccgactgggagctgggagcagaaggccaagggtgagttccgtgggcttccactcctaatttaggttgttttttccctcgctcaaccttattccattttccgtggtgcagagtcagaggcggaggttattCGGGCAGccaaggcttccagcgcggtgcagacggtgctcgagactaagatcggggagcacgaggcgctgaagcaTGCCGCCCTttctgcctgcgaggccttggaggttgaaggggttcagtcaggcagctcccttgggagccgtttgatcgcgctgagcagccagatgcgcgagtggctccgaggagcgctgcacacgggtgtcaagcgcgcgttggctgtcatctcctctcactacgttggcgtcgacctcctggccattagggatggctatgtcctgcctaATGATGACGAGGAGGTCGACGCGGcggtcatgaagctgatggaggcggcggaaggccctggcacggcgctggcgacgctcttcgaagaggaggtggtccctcccctaccatctgttGATGCTGGAGGCTctaagccttgacctgggcccaaggggctatgtaaaaatagagtaggaattatctttgtatcataacgcttgtggccgtcgaggcctttctttttgaggtatttgtgtttcttagtcgTTTCTCTCGTGTTTCCGAGCCTCCaccctctgttgcttctgattagatttcttttgcaaaacgcCTCCTTGGcacctaagccgtcccttgggcaagaggtagtgagggagtgccgtagcctagaggcgtaggccatcttgcgactctaccggcctcttgcttaggaaacggaCTTTGGTCCaaggggtttttacaaccgattcgtcagagcgtgctagagacttggcgtaggaattttttcgaaaagcgactaaaaaatggtgcgtgggacttagggggggtccccctatctagcccccgagggaggcttggttctgctgaggcagagccgagtctcccttaccatgttattgtattgccgagacccacgatgggctcgggggatttctcaaaaaattataccaactaaagaacgctttttaattgtattccgagaaacaatatatacaatgcttggaaatttaaggataaaagcgatgtagctgttctatgttccaagcgttggtgaagatttcgcccttctcgttggccagcttgtaggtcccaggcttcagtacttgggcgatgatgtacggtccttcccatggtaggGTCagtttgtggcggcccttgttgctctgtgctagcctcaacaccaggtcgcctaccttcaagtctcggcctcagaCGTGccaggcctgatagcgccgtagggtctgctggtatttagccgagtgtagtagcgcgacgtctcgggcttcctccagttgatcgagggcgtcctctcgggtggtgcggttactttgttcgttataggcttgtagccttggggaaccatattccaagtcagtggggaggatggcctcggccccatagaccaggaagaaaggcgtgaaccccatggctcggcttggagtgttcctcaggctccagatgaccgatgggagttcggcgagccatttcttgccaaactttttcaaccggttgtgaattcttggcttgaggccttgtaagatcatgccgttggcacgctctacttggtcattggtccttgggtgtcctacggctgaccaggccacacggatgtggtggtcgtcgcaaaacgtcaggaacttttttccggtgaactatgtcccgttgtcggtgatgatggtgttgggaacccaaacctgtggataatgtcggtgaagaacagcactgcctgctcggatttgattcgattgatcggatgagCCTTGATCcttttggagaacttgtcgattgataccagtagatgggtgtagcctttgggggccttttgcagaggcccgaccatgtcgagcccccatacggcaaacggccacgtgatggggatggtttggagggccagggccgggagatgtgtttgtcgagcatagtactgacattcttcgcaggagcgtactagcttggtggcgtcggcgaccaccattggccagtaaaacccttggcagaaagcatttcctacgagagtccgaggcgccgcatggtgcccgcaggcgcctgcgtgcaagtcccaaagcagggctcggcccgcctcagtagtgatacatcgttggaggacacctgagggacttcacctgtacaattcgccattgtagaggacgtaagtcttggctcggcgcgcaagccgttgggcttcggtcctgtcgccaggaagctccccccgatcaagccaatcgaggaacgggattcaCCAATCTGTGTCCTGGTCGGTCTGCGGAGGCtcagtgttgacttccatgacctcgggctcggtcgagggggtctcggcagtagagggggcaTCGAGCTTCGTCGTGGTTTCCaccggtgggccctcctctgttactaaggtgtagtcaatggaaggtttgtggaggtctctggcaaagacgttcggggggaccggggcccatgccgaggccatctttgccagctcatcggcggcctcgttgtacttccgcacaacatggtttagttcgagaccatcgaacttgtcttctaggcgacgtaccaacttgcagtaagcctccattttggggtcgaggcaatttgactccttcatcacttgatcgacgacgagccgcgagtcgccccggacgtcgagacgccatgccccaagttcgatggcgacttgtaagccgttgatgagggccttgtactcagccacgttgttggaggcggcaaagtggagccgcaccatgtagcgcatgtgtactccgaggggcgagatgaagagcagacccgcacctgctccggtcttcatcagggatccatcgaagtacatggtccagcactccgtctgaatttgagcaggtggtagttgggtgtccATCCagtcagccacgaaatcggccaggacctgagacttgattgcttttcgaggcgcaaaagtcaaggtttcccccataagctcgacggcccacttggctatcctgcctgaggcctcccggttatgaactatctcccctagggggaaagatgataccacagtcactaggtgagactcgaagtagtgacgcagtttaTGCCGGGCTAGGACTAcgacgtagaccagcttctggatgtgggggtagcgtgctttggtctcagagagcacctcgctaatgaaataaataggtcattgggtgggcagagcatgcccctcttcctgcctctctactactatggcaacgctgaccacttgggtcgttgcggcgacgtagagtaagagggcctcgtccttgGTCGGGGGTACTAGGACGGGAGGATTCGTGAGCAGCGCTTTGACtctatcgagggcttcttcggcctcgggggtccaagaaaaatgtttggattttctcaagagtcggtacagaggtagacctttttcaccgaggcgtgagatgaagcggctcagggccgcaaggcatcccatgaccctctgtactcccttgaggtctctgattggtcccatgctggttatggccgagaccttctctgggttggctttgatgccgcgttccgagactatgaatcccaagagcatgcctcgggggaccccgaacacacacttctcgggattgagcttgatgcccttctctctaaggcatttcaAGGCTACCCtcaagtcatcgatgagatcctcggcctttctggtcttgaccacgatgttgtccacataggcctcgacggtctgcccaatgtggtcgccaaagacctgggtcatgcaccgctggtacatggcccctacgtttctgaggccgaaaggcatagtcatgtagcagtacatgccgaatggggtgatgaaagaagtcgcaagctggttggattctttcatcttgatttgatggtaaccagaatacgcatcaaggaaagacagggtctcgcacctcgcagtggagtcaacgatctgatcgattcagggtaatgggaaggggacttttggacaggctttgttcaaactggtgtagtctacacacatcctcaatttcccatttttcttcttgactaacacggggttagccaaccactctgggtgggacacttccttgatgaacccggccgccaagagtttctgcacctcctcaccgatggccctacgcttttcctcgtcgaagcggtgcAGGTGTTGCCTCACCGGtctagagctggcctggatgtccaaggtgtgctcggcgacctccctcggtacgcccggcatgtccgagggactccatgcgaatatgtcagcattcgcatggaggaagtcgacgagcacggcttcctatttgatgtcaagggtggcgctgatcctcagcacccggtcgtcggggcaggcggggtcgaccgggacgagcttgatggcctccgcaggCTCAAACGCCCCTGGgcaacgcttggagtcaggcgcctcgccactgagttagtcgaggtgggcgatgagggtctcggcctccgcaagagcctcggcgtactcgatgcactcgacgtcgcagtcatatgcatgttcgtacgtggactcaatcgtgatgataccgctggggcctggcatcttgagcttgaggtagctatagttggggactgccatgaacttggcatagcacggccgcccaaggatggtgtggtaggttcccctgaacccgaccacctcgaaggtaaggacttccttgcggtagttggagggggtgctgaagcagacgggaaggtcgatgcgcccgaggggtcacgtacGCTTCCCTGGCAtaatgccgtggaagggtgcgacgtcgcctcggagccttgaccggtcgatctccaagagctccagggtgttgatgtataggatattgaggccgctgcctccgtccatcaacaccttggagagtcgggtgttgccgatgatcgggtcgacaaccagtgggtactgcccgggattcggaacatggtcggggtggtcatcacgatcaaaggtgatcgcctcccgagaccagtcgaggtaccagggggtggccaccttgaccgagaagacctctcggcgttccctcttccgttgccgcgccgtaaggcacgccgagggtccgccaaagatcatgaaggcgttgtgtacctcggggaacccgtcgtccttgtcatcgtcccggtcgccagcgcccttctgcttggcgtcatcgtcggggagcccgagcctggcgtagtaacgtcgcagcatggagcaatccttgagggcgtgcttgaccgggccttggtggtaagggcagggtttcttaagcatgtcgtcgaaaggcctagggcctttgaggcctcggggattcttgcactctgcggccgcgaccagatcgacctctaggacctcctgcttccc harbors:
- the LOC136513732 gene encoding uncharacterized protein — its product is MVEQVAAEVTQPPPQRTDGAPGLFFLSRKRPVDELPLAPLKELKASPGSSAHWVAEAQATIQRGTASTRADPKEPAAQGRDAEATPTQTGEGVLPPHEGEAHESDGAGVPLVAEAPGVSEAEATEAGAPKTAETAAAGVGVSATTEATMVEAGALETIEAMTAEARAPKITEADVMVARPSAQEAEMKAVEALVAPLVQGPPLLQESAREVEELETRSLGKLVFSGGRGTSRTSSNESEAEVIRAAKASSAVQTVLETKIGEHEALKHAALSACEALEVEGVQDGYVLPNDDEEVDAAVMKLMEAAEGPGTALATLFEEEVVPPLPSVDAGGSKP